In a single window of the Pseudoxanthomonas sp. F37 genome:
- a CDS encoding FkbM family methyltransferase: MTFISYAQNFEDVMLHRALHGVKKGFYVDIGAQDPCNDSVTKAFYDMGWSGINVDPARHWFERLVQERAHDTNLCVAVSDRAGEMKFYDVKDTGLSTTNEAYARRHLDDGFEVSEYIVPCVTLDEICRQNKVGQIHFLKVDCEGAEAAALRGFSFDSVRPWIVLVEATEPKSKVPAYEDWQDLLLGHGYHFVYADGLNRFYVADERIDLDGAFIHPPNVFDQFRRASEHTLLLEQQAARTAIEQSIKWQEVSDFLRSENERREAALVDLRHRIGVLGERLETERRNHEAITLELRREGERRDQDLAEQLQQLRALREDMDLKELAITALRGQVKAREESLRATEKQIAEAHSIIAGHQVQMARERADSDRVRQELANIHQSTSWRVTRPLRATRLVGQELAISITKAFRSPLASVKRTAKPALRKIAQWEALRRPVVALLGKHSAPVNRARAFLFGPAGAYLQGGAACR; the protein is encoded by the coding sequence GTGACTTTCATCTCATACGCACAGAATTTCGAAGACGTGATGCTGCATCGCGCGCTGCATGGCGTGAAAAAGGGCTTCTATGTCGATATCGGCGCCCAGGACCCCTGCAACGATTCGGTGACCAAGGCCTTTTATGACATGGGTTGGAGCGGAATCAACGTGGATCCCGCGCGGCATTGGTTCGAAAGGTTGGTTCAGGAGCGGGCTCACGACACCAATTTGTGCGTGGCGGTATCGGATCGCGCGGGAGAAATGAAGTTCTACGATGTCAAGGATACGGGGCTATCCACGACCAACGAGGCATATGCAAGGCGACACTTGGATGACGGATTCGAGGTTTCCGAATACATCGTTCCCTGTGTCACGCTTGACGAAATATGTCGCCAGAACAAGGTCGGCCAGATCCATTTCCTCAAGGTCGACTGCGAGGGCGCCGAAGCCGCCGCGCTAAGGGGCTTTTCATTCGATTCGGTCCGACCCTGGATTGTCTTGGTAGAGGCGACAGAGCCCAAGAGCAAGGTTCCCGCCTATGAGGATTGGCAGGATCTGTTGCTGGGACATGGCTATCACTTCGTTTACGCGGACGGCCTGAACCGGTTCTATGTGGCCGACGAGCGCATCGATCTCGACGGCGCATTCATCCATCCCCCCAATGTGTTCGACCAGTTCCGGCGTGCTTCGGAGCACACCTTGCTGCTGGAGCAGCAGGCGGCCAGGACGGCGATAGAACAATCGATCAAATGGCAGGAGGTGTCGGATTTCCTCAGGTCGGAGAACGAGCGCAGAGAGGCTGCGCTGGTGGACCTTCGCCACCGGATAGGGGTGTTGGGCGAACGCCTGGAGACCGAGCGCAGGAACCATGAGGCCATCACCCTGGAGCTGCGTCGTGAGGGCGAGCGTCGCGACCAGGATTTGGCGGAGCAACTCCAACAGTTGCGCGCGCTGCGGGAAGATATGGATCTGAAGGAACTGGCGATCACCGCCCTGCGGGGGCAAGTCAAGGCAAGGGAGGAAAGCCTCAGGGCCACAGAGAAGCAGATCGCCGAGGCGCATTCCATCATTGCGGGCCATCAAGTACAGATGGCCCGTGAGCGCGCGGACTCGGACAGAGTCCGACAGGAGCTTGCCAACATCCACCAAAGCACGTCTTGGCGGGTGACGCGGCCCTTGCGGGCAACCCGGCTCGTGGGTCAGGAGTTGGCCATCTCAATCACCAAGGCGTTCCGCAGTCCGCTGGCCAGCGTCAAAAGAACCGCGAAACCGGCCCTCCGGAAGATTGCGCAGTGGGAGGCCCTACGGCGCCCCGTCGTGGCACTGCTAGGAAAGCACTCGGCTCCTGTCAATCGCGCGCGCGCGTTTCTTTTTGGGCCAGCTGGTGCCTACCTGCAGGGGGGGGCGGCATGCAGATAG
- the gmd gene encoding GDP-mannose 4,6-dehydratase, with product MKTAVITGISGQDGAYLAELLLEKGYQVYGTYRRTSSVNFWRIEELGIDQHPNLHLIEYDLTDLGSSIRMLETTGATEVYNLAAQSFVGVSFDQPTTTAHITGIGPVHLLEAIRQVDSKIRFYQASTSEMFGKVQAVPQTETTPFYPRSPYGVAKLYAHWMTINYRESYDIFGCSGILFNHESPLRGREFVTRKITDSVAKIALGKLDVLELGNLDAKRDWGYAREYVDGMWRMLQAEEPDTYVLATNRTETVRDFVTMAFKAAGTVIEWTGKDEGERGVEAVTGRELVRINPRYYRPAEVDLLIGNPEKARLQLGWRPNTNLEGLCAMMVEADLRRNEKGVSF from the coding sequence ATGAAGACGGCAGTGATTACGGGGATCTCCGGCCAGGATGGGGCATATCTGGCCGAACTCCTGCTGGAGAAGGGATACCAAGTCTACGGCACCTACCGTCGCACGAGTTCGGTGAACTTCTGGCGCATCGAGGAATTGGGGATCGACCAGCACCCCAATCTCCATTTGATCGAGTACGATCTGACCGATCTGGGATCAAGCATCCGTATGCTGGAGACTACCGGCGCGACCGAGGTCTACAATCTCGCGGCGCAGAGCTTCGTCGGTGTTTCTTTCGATCAGCCGACGACGACCGCACATATTACCGGTATCGGGCCGGTCCACTTGTTGGAGGCCATCCGTCAGGTGGATTCGAAGATTCGCTTCTATCAGGCGTCGACTTCGGAAATGTTCGGCAAGGTCCAGGCGGTGCCGCAGACCGAGACGACTCCTTTCTACCCTCGTAGTCCGTATGGTGTGGCCAAGCTCTATGCGCACTGGATGACGATCAATTATCGCGAGTCGTACGACATCTTCGGTTGCAGTGGCATTCTCTTCAATCATGAATCGCCACTGCGTGGACGCGAGTTCGTTACCCGCAAGATCACGGACTCCGTCGCCAAGATCGCGCTGGGGAAACTTGATGTGCTTGAGTTGGGCAATCTGGACGCCAAGCGGGACTGGGGATATGCGCGCGAGTACGTTGACGGCATGTGGCGCATGCTCCAGGCGGAGGAACCGGATACCTATGTATTGGCGACCAATCGCACCGAGACTGTTCGCGACTTTGTGACCATGGCCTTCAAGGCGGCCGGCACCGTGATCGAATGGACGGGCAAGGACGAAGGCGAGCGGGGTGTCGAGGCTGTCACGGGGAGGGAACTGGTCCGAATCAATCCGCGGTATTACCGTCCTGCGGAAGTCGATCTGCTGATCGGAAATCCCGAGAAGGCCCGCTTGCAGCTTGGCTGGCGGCCGAACACGAACCTGGAAGGCCTGTGCGCGATGATGGTGGAAGCCGATCTGCGCAGAAACGAGAAGGGGGTTTCGTTCTGA
- a CDS encoding glycosyltransferase family 1 protein, which translates to MAQLHIVLDLQACQSPESGRRGIGRYSLSLAKAIAASPRGHRISILLNSAMPERLGFLRAQFQPYLPDSDIIIWRGLAKTGFIPAENAFRRRASEVLRRQMLRSLAPDVVHVASVFEGVADDVVSTLSESDPYINVVTLYDLIPLVHRQSYLADQGVRAWYMARLEQFRAADQMLGISQFSCEEAIGLLGVEPDRVTNILGAADEIFRREEPGQFRRDRLLARYGIERPFVMYAGGFDSRKNISALVRAFAMLPDGLRTTHQLVIVGQAPASERLSLEAVVAECGLGADNVVFAGFVADADLVGLYNQCRLYAFPSLQEGFGLPALEAMSSGAVVIGSNCSSLPEVIGMEEALFDPTDDVGFSLKLRHALTDEDFRQRFLAHALLQVKRFSWEASASLALDGMERAYERKCSASSRRKSQEAEPDMRAHGQPYAWLPAPGGREDVPDGAVVVLGDVAAGLRPACQHRLSELADWASEIDRFVVEVTDSEYCAKTLMAARAYPADLVVETGSIGRLWAELARLDRAAIAEVLYRYGGYPALAQGLTAGYAADALATLLPVEALELVGRCQLIRTDRRPAGVIPGWRDEIRQLAGELVRDKSSAYAGEGDWARFAQAWVANRNDVREPRWFVDITNLAVRDAGTGIQRVVRHMLDELMHSPPVGYRIEPVSLGDDGIFRYARSYCARRYFSGEELPEDGPVEFASGDVYLGLDLVAHLVPAYVSRFRQLSSQGVRQYFVVYDLLPLLRPDCFESHLLPLFRAWYEAVAEVSDGVLCISKAVADEFEHWLHQSRPERQNPLRIGWFHLGADLDGSSATRLVAPPSVDDDLAALSGRVNVLMVGTIEPRKGHAQALAAFEQLWQQGAEINLVLIGRPGWLVEDLVARIANHPERDRRLFWFDEAGDVLLLEAYRRASALLMASEGEGYGLPLIEAARHGVPLIARDLPVFREVAGDHAHYFSGYDAGSLSAAVQSWLTLYELGEHPKADGITWASWATATRQLVGVISEGQWVHQWLPGPVRQFAATDYRLKSEVGCVVRGRLETRGREGILLYGPYVPQAAGDYRLEVEGTGTGGGWLDVCSGSGTTVHFVQPFALAVSNSEDGLLVGANFVLPNDVPDLEIRISVRADTRLSIAALRIIPCAAESESRC; encoded by the coding sequence GTGGCGCAATTGCATATCGTACTGGACTTGCAGGCTTGCCAATCCCCCGAGAGCGGGAGGCGGGGCATCGGGCGCTATTCACTGTCGCTCGCGAAGGCGATCGCCGCAAGCCCACGAGGACACCGCATCTCCATCCTGCTCAACTCGGCGATGCCCGAGCGGCTTGGCTTCTTGCGTGCGCAGTTCCAGCCGTACCTGCCGGACAGCGACATCATCATATGGAGAGGATTGGCGAAGACAGGGTTCATTCCGGCGGAAAACGCATTCCGTAGACGTGCGTCCGAGGTCCTCAGGAGGCAAATGCTGCGATCCCTTGCGCCAGACGTGGTTCACGTGGCCAGTGTATTCGAGGGCGTCGCCGACGACGTCGTATCGACGCTTTCGGAAAGCGATCCCTACATCAACGTGGTTACTCTGTACGACTTGATTCCATTGGTCCACCGGCAGAGCTACCTGGCGGATCAAGGCGTGCGCGCATGGTACATGGCGAGGCTCGAGCAGTTCCGGGCAGCGGACCAGATGCTTGGAATATCGCAGTTTTCCTGCGAGGAAGCGATCGGATTGCTCGGCGTCGAGCCAGATAGAGTCACCAACATCCTGGGTGCGGCGGACGAAATATTCCGCCGTGAAGAACCAGGACAATTCCGGCGCGATAGGCTCCTCGCCCGCTACGGCATTGAACGGCCGTTCGTGATGTATGCAGGTGGATTCGATTCGCGCAAGAACATCTCCGCCCTAGTTCGGGCTTTCGCCATGCTCCCCGATGGGCTTCGGACAACACACCAACTGGTGATCGTAGGGCAGGCGCCCGCTTCTGAACGATTGTCGCTTGAAGCAGTGGTCGCCGAATGTGGCCTGGGTGCCGACAACGTCGTGTTTGCTGGATTCGTGGCCGACGCCGATCTGGTCGGCCTCTACAACCAATGCCGTCTCTATGCGTTTCCTTCCCTGCAGGAAGGTTTTGGCTTGCCTGCCTTGGAAGCCATGTCCAGTGGCGCCGTGGTTATCGGTTCGAACTGCTCGAGTTTGCCGGAAGTCATTGGCATGGAAGAAGCGCTGTTTGATCCGACGGACGACGTTGGATTCAGCTTGAAGCTCAGGCATGCCCTGACTGACGAGGATTTCCGCCAGAGATTTCTCGCGCACGCCCTGCTGCAGGTGAAGCGGTTTTCTTGGGAGGCATCGGCCTCGCTCGCTCTGGACGGCATGGAGCGAGCCTATGAAAGGAAGTGCTCTGCGTCTTCCCGACGAAAGTCGCAGGAAGCAGAACCGGACATGAGGGCCCACGGCCAGCCATATGCCTGGCTGCCCGCGCCCGGGGGCAGGGAAGACGTGCCTGATGGCGCTGTCGTTGTGTTGGGGGACGTGGCTGCGGGCCTGCGACCGGCGTGCCAGCACAGGCTATCGGAGTTGGCCGACTGGGCATCCGAGATTGACCGGTTCGTGGTCGAGGTCACCGACAGCGAATATTGTGCCAAGACCTTGATGGCGGCGCGCGCGTATCCGGCGGACCTGGTCGTAGAAACGGGATCTATAGGTCGGCTCTGGGCCGAATTGGCGAGACTCGACCGTGCCGCGATAGCTGAAGTACTTTATCGATACGGCGGTTATCCCGCGTTGGCGCAAGGACTGACGGCGGGCTACGCTGCCGACGCCCTGGCGACGTTGTTGCCCGTCGAGGCCCTGGAGCTCGTTGGCCGATGCCAATTGATCCGGACGGACCGGCGGCCTGCGGGAGTGATTCCCGGGTGGCGTGATGAGATCCGCCAGCTGGCTGGAGAGCTGGTGCGTGACAAATCCTCGGCATATGCCGGTGAAGGTGATTGGGCCAGGTTCGCACAAGCGTGGGTGGCCAATCGGAACGATGTGCGGGAGCCGCGTTGGTTCGTCGACATCACTAACTTGGCAGTGCGTGATGCCGGCACCGGAATACAGCGCGTGGTTCGCCACATGCTGGACGAACTGATGCATTCGCCCCCAGTGGGCTACCGCATCGAACCCGTCAGCCTCGGTGACGACGGAATATTCCGGTACGCGCGTTCGTACTGCGCCCGTCGATATTTCTCCGGGGAGGAACTGCCCGAAGATGGGCCCGTGGAATTCGCATCCGGTGACGTTTATCTGGGCCTGGATCTGGTGGCCCATCTGGTGCCTGCTTACGTGAGCAGGTTCCGCCAGCTGAGCAGCCAGGGGGTGAGGCAGTACTTCGTCGTCTACGATCTTCTGCCGCTCTTGCGCCCGGATTGTTTCGAATCCCACCTGCTTCCATTGTTCCGCGCGTGGTATGAGGCCGTCGCCGAGGTTTCAGACGGAGTTCTCTGCATATCCAAGGCTGTGGCGGATGAGTTCGAGCATTGGCTGCACCAGTCGCGCCCGGAGCGCCAGAACCCTTTGCGGATCGGTTGGTTTCACCTAGGCGCGGATCTCGATGGATCCTCGGCGACCAGACTGGTGGCCCCTCCTTCCGTCGACGATGACCTTGCGGCGCTGTCCGGACGCGTGAATGTGCTGATGGTCGGCACGATCGAGCCCCGGAAGGGACACGCGCAGGCGCTCGCCGCGTTCGAGCAACTTTGGCAGCAGGGGGCCGAAATCAACCTGGTATTGATCGGACGGCCAGGCTGGCTAGTGGAAGATCTGGTCGCTAGGATCGCCAATCATCCAGAGCGGGACAGGCGGCTGTTCTGGTTCGACGAAGCCGGTGATGTCCTTTTGCTGGAGGCTTACCGGCGAGCCTCGGCATTGCTGATGGCTTCAGAGGGAGAAGGCTACGGCCTGCCACTGATTGAGGCCGCCCGTCATGGAGTGCCGTTGATAGCCAGGGATCTCCCTGTCTTTCGCGAGGTGGCGGGTGACCATGCTCACTACTTCAGTGGTTACGACGCAGGCAGTCTGTCCGCAGCCGTCCAGTCTTGGCTGACGCTATACGAGCTCGGCGAACACCCGAAGGCCGATGGCATCACTTGGGCTAGTTGGGCAACAGCCACCCGGCAACTCGTAGGGGTGATATCGGAAGGGCAATGGGTTCACCAATGGTTGCCTGGCCCGGTTCGTCAGTTTGCGGCAACCGACTACCGCCTGAAGTCGGAGGTGGGCTGCGTGGTGCGCGGAAGGCTGGAAACCCGGGGGCGCGAAGGCATCCTGCTCTATGGCCCCTATGTTCCGCAGGCCGCGGGTGACTACCGGCTCGAGGTAGAAGGCACGGGAACGGGGGGCGGTTGGCTGGATGTCTGCTCGGGCAGCGGTACCACCGTTCACTTCGTTCAACCGTTCGCGTTGGCGGTCTCCAATAGCGAGGACGGCCTATTGGTCGGCGCCAACTTCGTGTTGCCGAACGACGTGCCGGACCTCGAAATCCGGATTTCCGTCCGGGCCGATACCCGGCTTTCCATTGCGGCGCTGCGGATTATTCCTTGTGCTGCCGAGTCAGAATCCCGATGTTGA
- a CDS encoding GDP-mannose 4,6-dehydratase → MAEPGKRVLVTGALGFTGRYLMDELSRSGYQVVGMGSGESDRADYHRVDLTDAEAMRSLLADLQPRIVIHLAALAFVGHGDADDFYRVNVIGTRHLLDAAAGAGNRPDCVLLASSANVYGNASEGSLSESTPPAPANDYAVSKLAMEYMARLWSDRLPIVVARPFNYTGVGQASNYLLPKIVAHFRRRAERIELGNLDVSRDFSDVRTVVHLYRRLVETRDAVGGTYNISSGQAHSLREVVAMCSELTGHDLEIEVNPAFVRANEVKVLRGDNASLRALLGDWQAAPLRETLRWMLADG, encoded by the coding sequence ATGGCGGAGCCCGGCAAGCGGGTCCTTGTCACCGGCGCCCTAGGCTTCACGGGGCGCTACCTGATGGATGAGCTGTCCCGCTCAGGCTACCAGGTTGTCGGAATGGGTAGCGGCGAAAGCGACCGCGCGGACTACCACCGGGTGGATCTGACTGATGCAGAGGCAATGCGGTCGCTGCTTGCGGATCTGCAGCCTCGAATCGTCATTCATTTGGCCGCGCTGGCATTTGTCGGCCATGGCGATGCCGATGATTTCTACCGTGTGAACGTCATAGGCACTCGACATCTCCTAGACGCAGCCGCAGGTGCCGGAAACCGTCCCGATTGCGTTCTGCTCGCGAGCAGTGCAAACGTGTACGGAAATGCAAGCGAAGGGTCGCTCAGTGAGAGTACGCCACCCGCGCCCGCAAACGACTACGCCGTAAGCAAGCTGGCCATGGAGTACATGGCGCGGCTATGGAGTGACCGCCTTCCCATAGTGGTCGCCCGTCCTTTCAACTACACAGGCGTTGGACAGGCCAGCAACTACCTGCTTCCGAAGATCGTTGCCCACTTCCGGCGGCGTGCCGAACGCATTGAATTGGGAAATCTCGATGTATCACGGGATTTCAGTGATGTCAGGACGGTGGTGCATCTTTATCGCCGGCTTGTCGAGACGCGCGACGCCGTGGGAGGCACCTACAACATCAGTTCGGGACAGGCGCATTCGCTCCGGGAGGTGGTCGCCATGTGCAGTGAACTGACAGGCCATGATCTGGAAATCGAAGTCAATCCCGCGTTCGTCCGGGCAAATGAAGTGAAGGTGTTGCGGGGCGACAATGCGAGTCTTCGCGCCCTGTTGGGCGATTGGCAGGCCGCGCCATTGCGGGAAACGTTGCGCTGGATGCTGGCGGACGGCTGA